A stretch of Clostridia bacterium DNA encodes these proteins:
- a CDS encoding BMP family protein — MLFTVVGCGGGDAEEPVEEPGEEPVEEPMDVPSVALLLPGPINDMGWNASAYSGLKLIEDNYGADVSYTESVGQSDMEEVFRSYASIGYDMIFGHGSQFTDAAVAVAAEFPDTMFILVNGNAPTEPNLACVQVADEQQGFLMGAFAALMTETGTIGVIGGQEIPPITNAVAGFIAGAEYVAPDVEVLSSMTGSFDDVNAAKETALAFIDSGADYVGAIANQAGLGSIEACEERGVYAIGANQDQFDISPDSVVVSVLKEVPIAFDFAYKTFIDGNLKAEVYRLGVKEGVVFFSSYHDFEDFVPQEVKDRMAEVEAELSAGNIEF, encoded by the coding sequence ATGTTGTTTACTGTTGTTGGTTGCGGTGGTGGGGACGCTGAAGAACCTGTCGAAGAACCTGGTGAAGAGCCAGTCGAAGAACCAATGGATGTCCCATCCGTAGCCTTGTTGCTTCCTGGTCCTATCAACGACATGGGATGGAATGCATCTGCTTATAGCGGTCTGAAATTAATTGAAGACAATTATGGGGCTGATGTTTCCTACACTGAGTCAGTAGGCCAATCCGATATGGAAGAAGTATTTCGCAGCTACGCTTCAATCGGATATGACATGATTTTTGGACACGGTTCTCAGTTTACAGATGCTGCAGTGGCTGTAGCAGCTGAATTCCCAGATACTATGTTTATTCTAGTCAACGGTAATGCTCCAACTGAGCCCAATTTGGCTTGTGTACAAGTAGCCGATGAACAACAAGGCTTCTTAATGGGTGCTTTTGCTGCTTTAATGACTGAAACTGGTACAATTGGAGTCATTGGTGGTCAAGAAATCCCACCAATAACCAATGCTGTTGCTGGATTTATAGCTGGTGCTGAATATGTTGCACCTGATGTTGAAGTACTCTCTAGCATGACTGGCTCGTTTGATGATGTAAATGCTGCCAAGGAAACTGCTCTTGCTTTTATTGACAGTGGTGCTGACTATGTTGGTGCGATTGCAAACCAAGCAGGTTTAGGATCTATCGAAGCTTGTGAAGAACGTGGTGTTTATGCAATCGGTGCAAACCAAGACCAATTTGATATTTCCCCGGATTCAGTAGTCGTATCTGTCTTGAAAGAAGTACCCATTGCATTCGATTTTGCTTATAAAACTTTCATAGATGGAAATCTTAAAGCTGAAGTCTACCGTCTAGGTGTAAAAGAAGGTGTTGTATTCTTCTCAAGTTATCATGATTTTGAAGACTTTGTTCCTCAAGAAGTTAAAGATCGTATGGCAGAAGTTGAAGCAGAGCTTTCAGCTGGTAATATTGAATTTTAG
- a CDS encoding cysteine-rich small domain-containing protein, with protein MEHYKFVQNRNCEYFPCHKGVPEEDFNCLFCFCPLYMLGEDCGGNFYYNKKDIKDCSNCTKPHNKESYEYVMSKMGLVIDSAKKK; from the coding sequence ATGGAACACTATAAATTTGTACAAAATCGAAACTGCGAATATTTTCCGTGCCATAAGGGAGTGCCAGAGGAGGACTTTAACTGTTTGTTCTGCTTTTGCCCATTATACATGCTTGGTGAAGACTGCGGTGGGAATTTCTATTATAATAAAAAGGATATTAAAGACTGCTCAAACTGTACAAAACCGCACAATAAAGAAAGTTATGAATATGTCATGAGTAAAATGGGCTTGGTTATCGATAGTGCTAAAAAGAAATGA
- the dpaL gene encoding diaminopropionate ammonia-lyase: MQITTGPIKVKTIKNNKPKNVEIPADFSVEEVVKAREFHMSFDNYEATPLVSLENLSKALGLKSILVKDESSRFGLNAFKVLGGTYAITQLICQKLGVDVSEIDFDYIKSEAKNEIGDVPFVTATDGNHGRGISWAASQLGQKAIVYLPKNSAKRRVEAIRETGAEAIVTDLNYDDTVLKAQQKAEEIGGYLIQDTAWEGYTDIPRWIMQGYTTMAAEVVDQMALKGIRKPTHVFLQAGVGGMAGAIAGYFVNIYGKENAPKIIIVEPDEAACIFESAKANDGKPHIVEGDLKTIMVGLACGVPSPMAWEILRDFSDLFVTCDDTIAARGVRVLANPLGNDQKIVSGESGAVGIGLLSLMMRNEEFATIREELDLNESSEVLFFNTEGDTDPVNYGEILWDGKYRLPSEEK, from the coding sequence ATGCAAATTACCACAGGTCCAATCAAAGTGAAAACAATAAAAAACAACAAACCCAAAAATGTTGAGATACCTGCTGATTTTTCAGTTGAAGAAGTAGTAAAAGCCCGAGAGTTTCATATGAGTTTCGATAACTATGAGGCAACACCATTGGTGAGTTTAGAAAATCTTTCCAAGGCACTGGGTCTTAAGAGTATTTTGGTAAAAGACGAATCTTCAAGGTTTGGTTTGAACGCTTTTAAGGTTTTAGGAGGAACGTATGCCATAACTCAACTTATTTGCCAAAAACTAGGTGTTGATGTATCAGAGATTGACTTTGATTACATTAAATCAGAGGCAAAAAATGAAATCGGTGATGTTCCATTCGTAACAGCAACAGATGGTAATCATGGAAGAGGAATTTCTTGGGCAGCAAGCCAGCTAGGACAAAAAGCTATTGTCTACTTACCTAAAAATTCTGCTAAGAGAAGAGTGGAAGCGATTCGCGAAACGGGCGCTGAGGCAATCGTCACAGATTTGAACTATGACGATACAGTTTTGAAAGCACAGCAAAAGGCTGAAGAAATTGGTGGTTACCTTATTCAAGATACTGCATGGGAAGGTTACACAGATATTCCTCGCTGGATTATGCAAGGCTATACTACGATGGCAGCTGAAGTAGTGGATCAAATGGCCTTAAAAGGTATACGAAAACCTACTCATGTATTTCTGCAAGCAGGTGTAGGCGGAATGGCAGGTGCTATTGCTGGATACTTTGTTAATATTTATGGTAAAGAGAACGCGCCAAAGATTATCATCGTTGAACCGGATGAGGCTGCCTGCATTTTTGAATCAGCAAAGGCAAATGATGGTAAACCACATATAGTAGAGGGCGATTTAAAGACCATCATGGTAGGCCTGGCCTGCGGCGTTCCAAGTCCTATGGCATGGGAAATTCTTAGAGATTTCTCTGATTTATTTGTTACTTGTGACGATACGATTGCTGCTAGGGGTGTTAGGGTATTAGCAAATCCCCTAGGCAATGACCAGAAAATTGTATCTGGTGAATCAGGTGCTGTTGGGATTGGTTTATTATCCTTGATGATGAGGAATGAAGAGTTTGCCACAATTAGGGAAGAACTGGATTTAAATGAAAGTTCTGAAGTGCTGTTTTTCAATACGGAAGGTGACACGGATCCTGTGAATTATGGAGAAATTCTTTGGGATGGGAAATATCGTTTACCATCTGAGGAAAAATAG
- a CDS encoding NAD(P)-binding domain-containing protein has translation MKKKLLITQNIPICNYKNWQDVFELDMPEISYSRSEYLERAQQAHYIIACQQTVDRELLNIAHNLQAVNSYGVGFDNIDVAACQERGVLATNTPNSVTESTAELAMGLLLALCRRIPEIDAGMRAEIVEFGVMKNPGTTLYGKTLGIIGLGRIGKALARRATAMGMKVYYHNRNKLSQAEEEKHQVTYLPLEDLFTKMDVVSLNMPLSKSSYHLVNQNVLRLMKKSAFLINTARGKVVDEEALVNALEDQQIAGAALDVFEHEPHVHPGLLKSHKTVLMPHAGTDTLEVCQKMFCEGIEGFLEVDRGSSPSNLIK, from the coding sequence ATGAAAAAGAAGCTACTGATTACGCAGAATATTCCAATATGTAATTATAAGAATTGGCAAGATGTATTCGAATTGGATATGCCTGAGATTAGTTATAGTCGTTCAGAGTACCTTGAGCGTGCTCAACAGGCTCACTATATTATTGCATGTCAGCAGACTGTGGACCGTGAGCTACTGAATATAGCTCATAACCTACAAGCAGTAAATTCATATGGTGTAGGTTTCGATAATATTGATGTAGCAGCCTGTCAGGAAAGAGGCGTTCTTGCAACCAATACTCCTAATTCGGTGACAGAATCAACAGCAGAGTTAGCAATGGGCTTACTGTTGGCCTTATGTCGTCGCATCCCAGAGATTGATGCGGGAATGCGGGCGGAAATAGTCGAATTTGGCGTTATGAAAAATCCAGGAACGACATTATATGGTAAAACCTTGGGCATCATTGGGTTGGGACGAATCGGAAAAGCTTTAGCGCGACGTGCCACAGCGATGGGCATGAAAGTGTATTACCATAATCGAAATAAATTGAGTCAAGCAGAAGAAGAGAAACATCAGGTCACATATTTACCCCTAGAAGATCTATTTACCAAAATGGATGTGGTAAGTTTGAATATGCCTCTTAGCAAAAGTAGTTATCATTTGGTTAATCAAAATGTCTTACGTTTAATGAAAAAGAGTGCATTCTTAATTAATACAGCTCGAGGAAAAGTTGTGGACGAAGAGGCATTGGTAAATGCTTTGGAGGACCAACAAATTGCGGGGGCTGCCTTAGATGTATTCGAACATGAACCCCATGTTCATCCAGGATTACTGAAAAGCCATAAAACGGTGCTTATGCCACACGCTGGTACAGATACCCTAGAAGTATGCCAAAAGATGTTCTGTGAGGGCATAGAGGGCTTTTTAGAAGTAGATAGGGGTAGCAGTCCCTCGAATTTAATAAAATAA
- a CDS encoding ParB/RepB/Spo0J family partition protein yields the protein MVKKALGRGLGALMPAESVEFQETEGLVNIEVGKIRANAHQPRKEFSQDSLRELANSIKEKGLIQPVVVVKKDGYYELVSGERRTRAAKLANLKTIPAIVRDYNERDKAEIALIENIQREDLNKIEEALAYRALMSEFELTQEQMSKKVGKSRAHIANTVRLLDLSQAAKAYLQAGKITPGHARALLTLDPVDQQEMCELIVKKDLSVRAVEREMKKWNKTQTQGAKIEELPAEIKSFQDQLEEKFSTRVKVRYAKDKGSIQIEYYSKDDLMRISDLLLEL from the coding sequence ATGGTTAAGAAAGCATTAGGAAGAGGTTTGGGCGCTTTAATGCCTGCTGAGTCGGTTGAGTTCCAAGAGACAGAAGGACTTGTCAATATTGAAGTCGGCAAGATTAGAGCCAACGCACACCAACCTAGAAAAGAATTTTCCCAAGACTCCTTGAGGGAATTGGCTAATTCCATTAAGGAGAAGGGGCTCATTCAACCTGTTGTGGTCGTAAAGAAGGACGGGTATTATGAGTTGGTATCTGGAGAACGAAGAACTCGTGCTGCAAAGCTAGCAAATTTGAAGACGATTCCTGCTATTGTAAGGGATTATAACGAGCGAGATAAGGCTGAAATCGCCCTAATAGAGAATATCCAGAGAGAAGACCTAAACAAAATTGAAGAAGCATTAGCTTACAGAGCACTTATGAGTGAATTTGAGCTGACTCAAGAACAAATGTCTAAAAAAGTTGGTAAGAGTAGGGCGCATATCGCCAATACAGTTCGCCTATTGGACCTGTCACAAGCTGCGAAAGCCTATCTTCAGGCTGGAAAGATAACGCCTGGGCATGCAAGAGCATTACTCACGCTTGATCCTGTAGACCAACAGGAGATGTGCGAATTAATTGTAAAGAAGGATTTATCCGTACGAGCTGTTGAGAGGGAAATGAAGAAATGGAATAAAACGCAGACCCAAGGTGCGAAGATAGAAGAACTACCTGCGGAAATAAAATCATTTCAGGATCAACTGGAGGAAAAATTCTCGACCCGAGTTAAAGTCAGATATGCAAAAGACAAGGGTAGTATCCAAATAGAGTATTATTCCAAGGATGACCTCATGCGTATTTCGGATTTGTTGTTGGAACTGTAA
- a CDS encoding DUF2179 domain-containing protein, protein MIIYILIFTAKIVEISFMTIRTVLMTKGEKLYASILGMFEISIWIYLMSTILTNIQSDPLQAVSYALGFACGIYLGSTIEERIGVGLVTMHVIADIRDGMQIASGLRAQNIAVTHLKGEGRDAGKSILMIHIKRRKRKEAVKLIKEICPEAMINIYDVKNIAGGYGLKK, encoded by the coding sequence ATGATTATTTATATTCTTATATTTACAGCCAAGATTGTTGAAATATCATTTATGACAATACGAACAGTCTTGATGACCAAAGGGGAGAAGCTTTATGCCTCAATTCTCGGAATGTTTGAAATATCCATTTGGATTTACCTGATGAGTACAATCCTAACAAATATTCAATCCGATCCTCTTCAAGCCGTCTCATATGCTCTAGGCTTTGCATGTGGTATTTACTTAGGGAGTACAATAGAAGAAAGAATCGGCGTGGGCCTAGTCACCATGCATGTCATAGCAGACATTAGAGATGGTATGCAGATAGCGAGTGGTTTACGAGCCCAAAATATTGCAGTAACGCATTTAAAGGGTGAAGGTAGAGATGCAGGGAAAAGCATACTCATGATACATATTAAAAGAAGAAAAAGAAAAGAAGCGGTTAAGTTGATAAAAGAGATATGTCCAGAGGCGATGATTAACATATATGATGTTAAAAACATCGCAGGTGGATATGGGTTAAAGAAATAG
- a CDS encoding nucleoside deaminase, with protein MKHMDYMKIALHEAQIALHENEVPVGAVVVKQGVVLAKAHNRKEAWQDPTAHAELLAIREACRVLGNWRMDGCSLYVTLEPCAMCASAILQARVSTLVYGARDNDRGAIESRGRALFDNVYNHQIEVLSGFAEEESQKILETFFANIRK; from the coding sequence ATGAAGCACATGGATTATATGAAAATCGCATTGCATGAGGCACAAATTGCTTTGCATGAAAATGAGGTACCGGTTGGTGCTGTCGTGGTGAAGCAGGGAGTAGTTCTTGCTAAAGCACATAATCGCAAAGAAGCATGGCAGGATCCCACGGCTCATGCAGAATTATTGGCCATACGCGAGGCATGCCGCGTTCTTGGTAACTGGCGTATGGATGGGTGTTCTTTATACGTAACCCTGGAACCATGTGCAATGTGTGCATCCGCTATCCTACAAGCACGAGTCTCTACCCTGGTTTATGGTGCTAGAGATAATGACCGAGGGGCCATTGAATCAAGAGGAAGAGCATTATTCGATAATGTATACAACCATCAGATAGAAGTTCTCAGTGGATTTGCAGAAGAGGAGTCCCAGAAGATACTAGAGACATTTTTTGCTAATATCAGAAAATAA